The following proteins are encoded in a genomic region of Kosakonia oryzae:
- the ivbL gene encoding ilvB operon leader peptide IvbL, translating into MNASTMSMNLLKTAHNAAVVVVRVVVVVGNAP; encoded by the coding sequence ATGAACGCTTCCACAATGTCGATGAACCTACTAAAAACCGCGCATAACGCCGCGGTGGTCGTCGTGCGTGTGGTGGTGGTCGTCGGCAATGCGCCGTAG